From Pontibacter actiniarum, a single genomic window includes:
- a CDS encoding transporter substrate-binding domain-containing protein → MPTLQHCSNRLLHFFVLGCFLLLVGCDNYPRDPEHTLENVKGHVLRVGVASNGKWAQADGASPSGIEVELVKGFAKELGAEIEWLPDAQSNILEKVEVHELDMAIGGFTKTSPWVKHLAFSQPHHTEKIKVGTLPSRTLPEEIEDLPVHVRRNSQAAVYVKKKEGQPVYVDQLQPGPYLVAATEEELQQLGLRVSDYTLHKEEYVVAIPKGENAFLMRLDKYIDKHSHE, encoded by the coding sequence ATGCCCACACTTCAGCACTGTTCAAACCGGCTTTTACACTTCTTCGTTTTAGGTTGCTTTCTGCTCCTGGTTGGTTGTGACAACTATCCCCGGGACCCCGAACACACCCTCGAAAACGTGAAAGGGCACGTGCTTCGGGTAGGGGTTGCCAGCAACGGGAAGTGGGCACAGGCGGATGGCGCCTCCCCTTCCGGCATTGAGGTAGAGCTGGTGAAAGGCTTTGCAAAGGAGCTCGGGGCCGAGATAGAGTGGCTGCCAGACGCGCAAAGCAACATTCTGGAGAAAGTAGAGGTTCATGAACTCGACATGGCAATCGGCGGGTTTACCAAAACATCTCCCTGGGTAAAGCACCTGGCCTTTAGCCAACCCCACCACACCGAGAAAATAAAAGTCGGGACTTTGCCCTCCCGCACGCTACCCGAAGAAATAGAAGACCTCCCGGTGCACGTGCGCAGAAACAGCCAGGCGGCGGTTTACGTCAAAAAGAAGGAGGGGCAGCCTGTGTATGTAGATCAGTTGCAGCCGGGCCCATACCTAGTGGCAGCCACAGAGGAAGAGCTACAGCAGCTCGGCCTCCGGGTATCGGATTACACGCTTCACAAGGAGGAATATGTGGTGGCCATCCCTAAAGGAGAAAACGCCTTTTTGATGCGCCTGGACAAATACATAGACAAGCATAGCCATGAATAA